From a single Gimesia fumaroli genomic region:
- a CDS encoding DcaP family trimeric outer membrane transporter: MRSIPGLLLVLFLMLTPATGWAQGNLLPTSESTAARVRVSDPGEPVDPFLTMPDQPAAQIEPVAYDENGLPFVPPAPGTEPFDSTVQPLPEYTELTSGDEARFASQFSTDSSQFDIGLNLYSAPPFEGGLIVFGPNVAMKFGGFVKADFIYDFNPINSTDSFVTTSIPVDAPPRTNARFHARQSRLSFDTRWLSDDRIIRIYVEGDFFSEGDRFRLRHAFGESGHLLVGRTWTTFTDVAAAPATLDFEGSVSNVNRRTAQARWTQTVFHDDLKLALAVEDTDFIIETPFGVTGEPRKPSPDFVGHLRLDRERAQFQVASLFRVVGFQPTGKSVITKSAWGLNFTGVILATDKTKVYSQIVFGEGIGSYRDLPDAAPTAANQSGLMPLFGWMVGVTHDWNDSLSSNFTYAENSLGTTAFQNPNDVEATTYLAANLIWSPLERVKVGVEYLYGTRENVNGAMGDAHRLQASFIFDLP; encoded by the coding sequence ATGCGGTCGATCCCGGGACTGTTACTGGTCCTTTTCCTCATGCTGACACCCGCTACGGGGTGGGCACAGGGCAATCTGTTGCCAACCTCAGAGTCGACTGCTGCGCGCGTCAGAGTCAGCGATCCTGGTGAACCAGTTGATCCCTTTCTCACGATGCCCGACCAGCCGGCTGCCCAGATCGAGCCTGTCGCATACGATGAAAACGGCCTTCCCTTTGTTCCTCCTGCACCGGGAACGGAACCCTTTGACTCAACAGTCCAACCACTCCCGGAATACACTGAATTGACCAGTGGAGATGAAGCACGTTTTGCCAGCCAGTTTTCCACTGACTCCAGTCAATTTGATATCGGACTGAACCTCTACTCGGCGCCCCCCTTCGAAGGAGGGTTGATTGTCTTCGGCCCCAATGTCGCCATGAAGTTTGGCGGCTTTGTGAAAGCGGATTTCATTTATGATTTTAATCCCATTAATTCGACGGATTCGTTTGTCACCACGAGCATCCCCGTCGATGCACCGCCCCGCACCAATGCGCGGTTTCATGCCCGGCAATCGCGGTTAAGCTTTGATACGCGCTGGTTATCCGACGATCGAATTATCCGCATCTATGTCGAAGGCGATTTTTTCAGCGAAGGAGATCGCTTTCGTCTCCGGCACGCCTTCGGTGAAAGCGGACACCTGCTGGTGGGCCGAACCTGGACGACTTTCACCGATGTGGCAGCAGCGCCCGCGACACTCGACTTCGAAGGCTCGGTCTCGAACGTCAATCGCCGGACGGCACAGGCCCGCTGGACGCAAACCGTTTTCCATGACGACTTGAAACTGGCACTCGCCGTGGAAGACACCGATTTTATTATTGAAACACCTTTTGGCGTCACCGGAGAGCCGCGCAAACCTTCACCCGACTTTGTGGGACACCTGCGGCTCGATCGGGAACGTGCCCAGTTTCAGGTCGCCAGTCTGTTTCGCGTGGTCGGTTTTCAGCCTACGGGAAAAAGTGTGATCACCAAATCGGCCTGGGGGCTCAATTTTACAGGAGTCATCCTCGCCACAGATAAGACCAAGGTCTATTCTCAAATCGTCTTTGGTGAAGGGATCGGCAGCTATCGCGATCTTCCCGATGCCGCTCCAACCGCAGCCAACCAGAGCGGTCTCATGCCGCTCTTCGGCTGGATGGTCGGCGTGACTCATGACTGGAATGATTCTCTCAGTTCGAACTTTACCTACGCCGAGAACTCACTCGGCACCACCGCCTTTCAAAACCCCAATGACGTCGAAGCGACGACTTACCTGGCTGCTAATTTGATCTGGAGCCCGCTGGAACGGGTTAAGGTGGGGGTCGAGTATCTCTATGGAACACGGGAGAACGTCAACGGGGCGATGGGAGACGCACACCGGCTCCAAGCCTCTTTTATCTTCGATCTGCCGTGA
- a CDS encoding DUF6891 domain-containing protein, whose product MKTFLSLVVFCVLFSGCDSPEEKPPVKAEPENRRLFKLPELKEKDSTSMDSKLDAEILKEIDWLVRAGFYDKSDLMRIICEEIYAQEDIDESLVSKTIDSQLAAWEEQKKTWPAVTDCDRLDSVFDALNKRGINAQQNSGNTQSDGYENFRYDYEEHPAPASIVGYCFYHNQDLERVVGGDGLYLAFGPVDPKEEEAKGMEVGNIIREELQKAGLKVEWDGTFNERLIVRDFVWQRR is encoded by the coding sequence ATGAAAACATTCTTGTCGTTAGTTGTGTTTTGCGTTTTGTTCTCCGGTTGCGATTCGCCGGAAGAGAAGCCTCCAGTGAAAGCAGAGCCGGAAAACAGGCGTCTGTTCAAACTTCCGGAATTAAAAGAAAAGGATTCCACTAGTATGGACAGTAAACTGGATGCGGAAATACTGAAGGAAATCGACTGGCTTGTCCGCGCGGGTTTTTATGACAAGTCAGACCTGATGCGGATTATTTGTGAAGAAATCTATGCACAGGAAGACATTGATGAGTCATTGGTCTCAAAGACGATTGACTCTCAACTGGCGGCCTGGGAAGAACAAAAGAAAACCTGGCCTGCCGTCACCGACTGTGACCGTCTCGATTCGGTGTTTGACGCTTTAAACAAACGGGGCATTAATGCACAACAAAACTCAGGTAATACACAGAGTGACGGGTACGAAAATTTCCGCTATGACTATGAAGAACACCCCGCTCCTGCATCGATCGTAGGATACTGCTTCTATCACAATCAGGATCTGGAGCGTGTTGTGGGTGGGGATGGTTTGTATCTGGCCTTCGGGCCCGTCGATCCGAAAGAAGAAGAGGCGAAGGGTATGGAAGTGGGGAATATCATTCGTGAAGAGTTACAGAAAGCCGGCTTGAAGGTTGAATGGGATGGTACCTTTAACGAACGACTCATCGTGCGAGATTTTGTCTGGCAGCGTCGCTAA
- a CDS encoding protein-tyrosine phosphatase family protein — MIQPNIYLIQPIGAGSLSVMPKPVSGEWIEDEFAGIARWGISHIVSLLEAEEAVEVGLGEEREMAEQHGMQFSSLPLPDRGLPSSVSEFSQFTKSLYSGIQAGASTVVHCRAGIGRAGIVAAGVLLHHGLNTEQAFELVSKQRRIEVPDTPEQYHWILKHEIQIRGSEPLS; from the coding sequence ATGATTCAACCAAATATATATCTGATCCAGCCCATCGGCGCCGGTTCTCTGTCAGTGATGCCGAAACCCGTTTCAGGCGAATGGATCGAAGACGAATTTGCCGGTATCGCCCGCTGGGGAATCTCGCACATTGTTTCGCTGCTGGAAGCTGAGGAAGCGGTCGAAGTCGGCCTGGGGGAAGAACGGGAAATGGCCGAACAGCATGGCATGCAATTTTCGTCATTGCCTCTTCCGGATCGCGGTTTGCCTTCATCAGTGAGCGAATTTTCTCAGTTTACGAAGTCGCTGTATTCAGGTATCCAAGCGGGCGCTTCCACCGTTGTGCATTGCCGGGCCGGCATTGGACGTGCGGGGATCGTCGCCGCGGGAGTGTTATTGCACCATGGATTAAATACAGAACAGGCATTCGAACTGGTTTCAAAGCAGAGGCGAATTGAAGTTCCCGATACCCCTGAGCAATATCATTGGATTTTGAAGCATGAAATCCAGATTCGCGGAAGTGAGCCGTTATCATGA
- a CDS encoding barstar family protein, with protein sequence MNDNKLDFQILARGPVTKYFSLDLLEQHLQWFGQQEYKIYRFDAKTWYSTDNFYSDVHAGFEFPDYFGRNWDALHDCLFDMVSENENVLVVVRNFDDWYQENANSAKRFLDYMAIQTYQFLLAGKRWITLIQSNRPSFEVADVGAQSVYWNEKEWMNRDRGL encoded by the coding sequence ATGAACGACAATAAACTTGATTTTCAGATACTGGCGCGTGGGCCGGTCACGAAATACTTTTCACTTGATTTACTGGAACAGCATCTACAGTGGTTTGGGCAACAGGAGTACAAAATCTATCGCTTTGATGCGAAGACCTGGTATTCGACGGATAATTTCTATAGTGACGTGCACGCCGGTTTTGAATTCCCGGACTACTTTGGCAGGAACTGGGATGCACTCCATGACTGTCTGTTTGATATGGTTTCGGAAAATGAGAACGTGTTAGTCGTCGTCAGGAACTTCGATGACTGGTATCAGGAAAATGCGAACAGTGCAAAGCGATTTCTCGATTACATGGCAATTCAGACGTATCAGTTTCTGCTTGCAGGCAAGCGATGGATCACGTTGATTCAAAGTAACCGACCCTCATTCGAAGTGGCTGATGTCGGAGCACAGTCGGTTTATTGGAATGAGAAAGAGTGGATGAATCGAGATCGAGGTTTGTAA
- a CDS encoding type II toxin-antitoxin system RelE/ParE family toxin yields MTFRVELSRRAETDIKGIYHYIRKRGPADPNTWKDGLEQKLSNLERFPEACSLAPENDYTQQEIRQALYGSFRIVFTIREQSVFVISIRHAARRFLQNDEIDKIK; encoded by the coding sequence ATGACGTTTCGAGTCGAACTGTCACGGCGGGCAGAAACGGATATTAAAGGTATCTATCATTATATCCGCAAACGTGGCCCTGCTGATCCAAATACCTGGAAAGACGGTTTAGAGCAGAAACTTTCCAATCTTGAGCGGTTTCCCGAAGCCTGCAGTCTTGCTCCCGAAAATGACTACACACAGCAGGAAATCCGTCAGGCACTTTATGGCTCCTTTCGGATCGTTTTTACCATTCGAGAGCAAAGTGTCTTTGTCATCAGCATTCGCCATGCAGCCCGTCGGTTTCTGCAGAACGACGAAATTGACAAAATCAAATAA